The genomic segment TACACGCCGCTGAATTCGGCGACGGCAGTGTCGCCATCTAGAATATCAACTTGTAATTTGATGTGGCACTTCTTACCTTTGGCTAAGGCTTCAAACTTGCCGCTTAGGGTTTCTATATGACATAAGGCCCTAGGCTGCATGGTGATGGGCTTGTGATAATGGATATTACCGTCGCCTAACACTATTTCGCCGGCTAGGTTCTTTTGCTTAAGTTGCAGAAAGATCATCCCCCAACCCGTTAGCGTCGCTAACGAAAAAATGCTTCCGGCGAACATTGTCCCGTGCAGGTTAATATTTCTATTTAGTGAAGCGCGGTTCTCTAAGGTTTTGCCAGAATATTGATAAAGCTTAATGCCCATTTGCTCACTAATGGGAATGGTGTCATGCCAGGTATCTTGTAATTCCTTACACCATTTAGGGTGCAGCAAAATCGTATTGTGCTCTAAAAGGCGCTTGACCATTTGTTGGCGCTTTAGCTTGCCCAGTTCGGTAGAGGCTTCTTTTTCTACTTCAAAACCACAACTTTCAAAAAAGGGCGTCGACAGCTCACGGCTGTTTGTCACCATACGTACCGCCCCTTCTTGGCGCGCAACCGATTCAAGCGAAGACATGATCATTTTTGCTAACCCCCGACCTTGGGCTTCATTGGCAACAGCGATATGGCGGATCTGCGCTTCTTCTGCGCTGTTCATATGCACACGACCAATGGCAATCACTTCACCTTTGTTGTTGCGGATCATACGATGTTCACTGACTTGCTCGTATTCGTCTTTTTCAGAGCCTTGGGGGAAGTTCCACGGCTTGCGTAGCATTAACCAGCGAAATTCGAAGTACGCGTCAAACTCAGCATCTGTTTCTGGGGTTTCAATTTTATACATTATGATGCACTTATCCTTATGGAAATATCGATAACCTGAGGCCAGATTACACTAGCCAGCCCACCATTAAATAGCATTCGATGCTTGGTAGCAAATTAGACACTCAAGCTGAAGGTGACTGGGCCGTCGTTTACTAAACTAACTTGCATGTTTGCGCCAAAACGCCCTGTTTCGCAGTTGATCTCGCTATTTTTACCCAGTTCAACAAAATAGTTGTACAGAGATTCGCCCAATTGAGGACTGGCGCCTTGAGAAAAACCGGGGCGATTCCCTTTGTTCGTTTGTGCCACCAAGGTAAATTGAGAGACCACCAGCAGTCCACCGCCTACTTGTTTGAGGTTCAAGTTCATTTTGCCGTTTTCATCACTAAAAATTCGGTAATTCAAAACACGCTCAAAAAGCTTTTTGGCCTTTTCTTCGTTATCGTCTTTTTCTACACCTAATAGTAGCAAAATACCTTGCTCTATCTGCCCTGTCACCTGTTCATCGACTGTGACCTTAGCTTCACTCACCCGTTGGATTAAGCCAATCATTGTTGCTCCTTAATAAAACCTGCCATGGCTTTTGCGGCCAAACATAACGCCGCACTAATTTTCGGCTCATTTGCGCTATGCCCAGACTCAGGGACTATCGTAAGTTGGCTAGCGGGCCACGCTTCGTTAAGTAAGTAAGCGCCCTGTATTTTGCACACACAGTCGTAGCGCCCATGAATAATCGTCGCGGGTATATGCTTAATTTTATGAATATTATTCAATATGAAGTTAGGTTCAATAAAGCATAAGTGCTTAATATAATGGCATTCAAGAATCGCTAGGCTTATGCCTCTGTGTACATCTGGCACCAGCTCATCTTCATGTAATTTACAATGCAGCTTGCTAATGCGCGCCTCCCATAAACACCAGGCTTTAATCGCTGCCATTTTGTGTACTTCATCGCTGCCGGTAAACAATGCGTAATAAGCGTCAACCAAAGAGGTGCTTTTACTCTTGTCTGCCACAGGATGCACAAACTCTTGGTAATAATCAGGGAATAATTGTGCCGCGCCGCCTTGCGCATCAAGGTACCAATGGAAGTCTTCTCTTCGTCCTAGAAAGCTGCCACGCAATATCAAACCTTTTACCGTTTGCGGTTGCTCGATTGCGGCTAGCATGGCTAAGGTCGCTCCCCAAGAACCGCCAAACAATACCCACTGTTGCACGCCTAAGTGCTTTCTTATCAGTGAGATGTCGTTTAACAAATCCTGCGTTGTGTTGTTCTCAATGCTGCCAAATGGCGTGGATTGGCCACTCCCTCTTTGGTCGAACCCGATGATCCAGTACTTTTCTGGGTCAAAGAAACGGCGATAATGAGCAAAAAGCCCCGCCCCCGGGCCGCCGTGCAAAAACAGCACAGGTATGCCTTTCGGGTTGCCGCTTTGCTCTACATATAGCGAGTGCCCTGTGCCAACGGCAAGCATTTCACTAAAAAAGGGTTTAATTGCAGGATAGAGTTCGCTCATAGCAGTCAGCCAGTTAATTAATAAAATCAGACTTTTGGATAATTATGGTTGTATCATAAATAACGTTTAATTGTCGCGCACACGTTAAACCCCTTCTGACTTCGATGACTTATTAAAAGGAAATACAATTATGTCACTCATATTAAATATTATTTGGTGGATATTCGGCGGAATTTTCATGGGGCTATCTTACATGCTTTTAGGACTACTCATGTTTATCACCATTATCGGTATTCCTTGGGGTCGCGCGGCATTCAACTTTGGTTTACTTATGTTTTGGCCTTTCGGAAGAGTCGCTGTAAGTAGAGCTGCCTATAATGGACGAGATGATATCGGCACAGGCACTTTAGGCTTACTAGGAAATATAATTTGGTTCGTGTTTGCCGGGATTTGGTTAACAATTGGCCATATTGTTTCTGCATTTTTTTGTGCGATCACGATTATCGGTATTCCTTTTGCTTTACAACATATCAAGTTTGCTATGATGGCCCCTATGCCAATTGGCAAAGTTATTATTTCAAAAGACGAGGCCCGCGCAAAAGGGCTGTATTAAAAACGGTTAGTTAAGGACATTATGAAACATTACATCATACTCACATTGGCCTTAGGCCTATTCAGCTGTCAAAGCGCCTATTATGCTGCTTGGGAAAAGGTAGGAGTTGAAAAGCGCGATATCATGGTTGATCGCGTTGAAGATGCCAAAGAATCCCAAGAAGATGCTCAACAACAGTTTAGCGATGCACTGGAACAATTTACACATTTGATGAATTACGATGGCGGTGAATTGCAAGATGTTTACGAAGAGCTAAAAGACCAATACGAAGAAAGTAACCAAGCTGCCACTGAAGTCACTAAGCGCATTAATAAAGTAGAAAGCGTGGCCGATGCGTTATTTGACGAATGGGAAACTGAACTTGATAAGTATAGCAACGCGGGGCTTCGCCGAGAAAGCGCGAATAAACTGAAAGACACTCAGCGTCGTTATGCGAGCTTGGTCAAAAGCATGCGTAAAGCAGAAGCCAAAATGGAGCCTGTTTTATCTGCGCTACAAGACAACGTACTGTATTTAAAACATAACTTAAATGCGACTGCGATAGGGGCGCTACAGAGTGAATTTAATGGCGTTAAAAATGATATTAACCAGCTAATTGCTGAAATGAATAACGCCATCAAAGAATCAAACGCGTTTATCTCCAGTATGCGAGACTAATTCGTTGTCATACGCTACGCAGGCGATTGAGGGTCATCCTCGTCGACCTGCGTAAAACTCTCTTCAGCTTCCTCGTGAAAAAACACTTCAATAACGTGGGTTAGTTCCGCCCCCAGCAATACCACAATCCAAGATAAATATACCCAGACGAACAAGATAGGAATAACCGCCATTGCGCCATAAATCATTTGATACGATGGAAAATGAGTGATGTAAAAGGAGAAGCCTTTCTTGGACAATTCAAACAATAATGCCCCCATAAAGGCACCAACTAGGGCGTGACGAGGATTAATGCGTTTGTTCGGTACAATCATATAAATAATGAAGAACGCACACACCGATGCAATAAACGGCACGATCTTAAGCATGGCAGTGGTTGCGCCCATCGTATATGCCTCTGCGGAGTTCGCGAACGCCACTAGATAAGAACTCATGATTACACTTAAACCAATTAACAGCGGCCCAAGCGTAAGGATCATCCAGTAAATAGCGAAGGTAAAAATAATGGGACGTTCGCTTTTCGCTTGCCATATGCGGTTTAAGGTTTTATCAATATTTGAGATAAGCAATAAAGCCACCACCACTAAAGATAAAATCCCGATTGCGCCCATTTTTGACGCATTTCCTACAAACTCCGCCACATAACCTTGAATTTGATCACCCGAGGTAGGGATAAAATTACCGAAAATGAGCGCCTCTATATCACCACGCACTTCTGAAAAGGCAGGAAAGGCCGACAAAATGGTGAAGAACACCATGATAAACGGCACCAAAGATAATAAAGACACATAGGCCAAGTGCCCTGCAGAAACGGTGATTCCGTCTCGCTGGCAATGGCTTACAAACATACGAGCAAAAATATTCGCTTTGGGTAACCAGCGCCTGAATAGATCCGATAGGATAACTTTGGGCTCCATATATTTCCTTTTTACAGCAGGTTAGCAATATTCCCTAGTCTGCTCTAACACCTAACATATGGCAAATGGCGTAGCTTAATTCACAGCGATTTAGTGTGTAAAAATGGAAGTCACGAATGCCTTCTTTCGCTAGCACTTTTACCATGTCCATGGCGATACTTGCGCCCATAAGGTTACGAGTAGTTTGGTCATCTTTGTGTATGCCGTCATACATTTTATGTAACCAATTCGGCACATGCACATTGGTAAAACCTGCAAAACGCTGCAAGGTTTGATAGTTCGTCACAGGAAGGATCCCGGGTACTATATCCATATCAATGCCCGCTGCGGCGGCTCTGTCTCTGAAACGTAAGAAAACTTCAGCATCGAAGAAGAACTGGCTAATTGCTTGGTTCGCTCCTGCTTCGGCTTTGCGCTTAAGGTTCAGCAAATCAAATTGGCTATTGGGTGCTTCAGGATGCTTTTCTGGGTAGGCCGCAACAGCAATGTCAAAGTCAGCCACGTCACGTAAAAGTGCAACCAAATCAGACGCATAAGAAACGTGCTCAGTGTAGCCTTCGGGTAAATCGCCACGCAAAGCAACGATTTTACGAATGCCGCTGGCCCAGTAATCTTTGGCGATTTGTTTTAACTCTTCTCGACTTGCGTCAACACAGGTCAAGTGCGGCGCTGCCGCTATGCCTGTTTCACTTTGAATGCGTTTTACGATCTCGTGGGTACGGTCGCGCTCACCGCTGTTTGCACCGTATGTCACTGACATATATTTAGGCTTGAGGGGCGCAAGGCGCTCAACCGATTTCCACAATGTTTTTTCCATTGTCTCGGTTTTCGGAGGAAAAAACTCAAACGATACATTGATCCCTTTCACTTCAGACAGTGACTGGTTGAGGGCATCGATACCTTGTGCATAAGAGACCATGGAAAGCTCCGTTAATATCTAGACGTTTAGACGTCTAAACTAAACTTTGTACGTAAAGCCGTCAAGATGTTTAGCAGTCTATCGTTGACCTTTATTGGTTTATGGTTAGAATTTCCCCTTATAAGAAAGAAAAAAGCGAGTAAACGATGGCTAAAACGACGAAATGGAATGGGAAATACATTCATCCCTACGCCGAACACGGAAAGAAAAGCGAGCAAGTGAAAAAGGTGACTGTGTCTATTCCCCTTAAAGTGCTCAAAGTATTAACGGATGAGCGCACCCGTCGACAGGTGAATAATCTGCGTCATGCGACAAACTCAGAGTTACTGTGTGAAGCGTTTTTGCATGCTTTTACTGGGCAGCCTTTACCGAATGACAATGATTTGCAAAAAGATAACGACAATCGCATTCCCAGCGATGCTTTACGTATCATGCAGGAAATGGGCATTGACATCGATTCAGAAGAATAGGCCTTAGCAGGCTATTCTTCTGACTGAGATAGACCTCAAGCGTAGTCGTACTGTCCCCCGCGTGAGAGTCCTTGTTGATAAGCAGGTCGCTCATGAATACGCTTCACATAGGCAGCAATATTGGGGTATTGCCCAGGAACATTGCGCGAAGCCATAGCCTCTAACGGGAAGCTCATTTGAATATCGGCCCCCGTTAATGTATCTCCAGCAAACCATTCATTCTCAGCTAAATATTGCTCAACATACTTCAAGTTCGCCACCAGATTCAGTCCGTAATATCCGTCCATCACTTTATCGGCAATTTTATTTGCCACCATTTTGACAAAAAACGGCTTGGCATTTTGGCGCACTTTATCGAACACCAGTTTTGCTACCATAGGCGGCATCATTGTACCCTCGGCGAAGTGCAACCAATAGGTGTATTGACGGTATGCTTCTGTACCTGCCTCAGGTATCAAGGCTTTATCGCTATATTTACGCGCCAGATAATCAATGATCGCCCCAGATTCCGCCACGGTAACTTCACCATCAGTGATAACTGGGGATTTACCAAGCTGGTGCACTTTCTTCAATGACTCGGGCGCTAGGTTGGTCTGGCTATCTCGCTGATATCGCTCAATGTCATATTCCACACCTAATTCTTCTAGCATCCATAGTATGCGCTGAGAGCGTGAGTTGTTTAGATGGTGGAGTGTGATCATGAAGCACCTTTTATACTGAAAGTTTTTGATAGTACTAAAGTACGCGTAAAGTACCGAACTGGCTCATCAAAAATATGAATATGTTTTCATTAACGTAAAAAGGCTGAAGAAATTCCCAGCCTTTTAGGTGTTTACTCGTTACGCTAATCAGAGCGCCGGATTATTTTCCTGACGGATCGAGACTCGCATAATACGCTGCCAAGTTTTCAATATCTGCATCGCTTAGGCCCGCCACCATAGGTGCCATAACCATATTTTTGCGCTCTCCAGAACGAAACGCTTTTAGTTGTAATGCCAAGTATTGCTCTTTTTGACCTGCTAAGTTGGGATACATTGGAATTTGTGAGATACCATTAGCACCATGACATGCCATACAGGTCGCTGATTTAGTTTTACCGGCCGCAATGTCGCCAGCGAAAACGTTAGTTGATAACATGGCAACTGTCGATAGACTCGCCACAACACAAGCTTTTGAGATTAGATTCATATTTGGTCCTTAAGGTAACGTCGGTTTACAAAAAACCATTCTACGAGTAATAAAATAGAGGCAGACAATGAATTTAGATCATTCATATGCGACGCAACTAGGTGATTTAGGTGCCGTAACTAAACCTTTAAGTGTGGCCAACCCTCAACTCATTGAGGTAAACCACACGTTGCGTGCCGCTCTGCAACTACCAGCATCATGGTTTACGCAATCTAGCATAATGTCGATGCTTTTTGGCAATTCAAGTTCGCTTACGAAACATTCTTTTGCACAAAAGTACGGCGGTCATCAGTTTGGTGGCTGGAATCCGGACCTAGGAGACGGCCGTGGTTTATTGCTTGGTGAAGCAAAAGATCAACAGGGAAACCCGTGGGATTTACATTTAAAAGGCGCAGGCCCAACGCCCTATTCACGATTCGCCGATGGGCGTGCTGTGCTGCGTTCTACCTTACGCGAATACCTTGCGAGTGAAGCTCTACATCATATGGGCATACCCACATCCCGCGCGTTGTGCCTGATTACCAGTGACGAACTTGTGTATCGTGAGAAACAAGAAAAAGCTGCCATGATGATCCGCGTCAGCCAAAGCCATATACGCTTCGGGCACTTTGAGTACTTTTACCACAATGGTGAGTTGGATAAACTCGAGAAGTTGTTCGACTATTGCTTTGAACGGCATTTTTCTGAGTGTTTACAGGCCGAGTCACCGCATTTAGCGATGCTCGAAAAAATAGTCACCGATACCGCTAGCTTGATTGCTAAATGGCAAGCATTTGGTTTTAACCACGGTGTAATGAACACAGATAACATGTCGATTCACGGTATCACCTTTGATTATGGCCCCTATGCATTCTTAGATGATTTTGATCCAAAATTTGTCTGTAATCATTCAGACCACCAAGGGCGTTACGCATTTGAGCAACAACCTGGCATTGGTTTGTGGAATCTAAATGCCCTTGCCCACGCTTTCACTCCTTATTTGAGCATTGAGCAAATAAAAAGCGCCTTAAGCCAATATGAACCACGACTGATGGCTGAGTTTTCACAGTTAATGCGCCAAAAACTTGGGTTATATGAAAATAATCATACCACCGCCGAACTGGTCAATCGTTGGCTTGATTTAGTGTCACAAGACAAGCGCGATTACCATATCAGTTTTCGATTATTGTGTGACATTGACGAGCAAGGTGCTCACCCGAAGCTAGTAGATCATTTTATTCAACGTGAAGCGGCCCAGGCTTGGCTCACGCAATATCAACAAGTGATACGCGCTCAAGGCACCAATAAACAAGAGCGGCAAACACAAATGCGTAAAGTGAATCCTGAATATGTGCTGCGAAATTATCAAGCCCAACTAGCGATAGACGCAGCAGAACAAGGTGACTTTACCCATTTCAGAACGCTTCTACAGGTATTACAGCAGCCGTTTGAGAGTAAACCTGAGTACGGAGAATTTGCTAAGCCTCCCCCTAATTGGGGTAAGCACATGGAAATATCATGCAGCAGCTAATCATCATGTATAAATATAAACTCTTTGTTGAATGGGAATAACCGATGTTAGGCTACGCGTTAACATACAATTCGACGTTGCACACTGTCATTAACACCGTAACTGCAACGCACTTTGCTTTGGTTTTCTAAATTGTGAAAATGCGCCTTTCATCCAGCTTTACTCCCTTACTGTGCTTCATGTTGCTGATTGTTATGCAACTGTGCCAAGCGGTGTCAGCGCAAATAGAGTTAACCCCAGTTAATGTAAGTAATAGTGCTACGCCTATCAATTTGATGGAACATAGCCAGTGGTTAGTGGCAGATAACCGCGTGCAATTATCAGATATACAAGTGCTTACCACCTGGCGCAGTGAATTCTCACCTCAGCCACTGAATGCCAACCAAAGCCTTTGGGGTAAAGTCACCCTGACGAGCGAGAGCAGTAACAAACCGTTTTTTATCAGTATCGATAATCCGCGAATTGATGCCCTTGATATATACATACTAGATGAACGCGATCGCATAATTAATTCCTACCGCATGGGAACAAGCCGCCCTTTGGATAACGGTCCCGTCGCCCACAGGCTGTTTGTGGTTCCGTTAGATATTCCTTATGCCCAACCGCGCAACATCTACGTAAAAGTTCGTGATAATGGCCCGTTAGTGTTCGCGTTTAAGCTACAAACTGAAACCGCCTTACTCGATAAAGAACAGCGC from the Paraglaciecola mesophila genome contains:
- a CDS encoding bifunctional GNAT family N-acetyltransferase/hotdog fold thioesterase encodes the protein MYKIETPETDAEFDAYFEFRWLMLRKPWNFPQGSEKDEYEQVSEHRMIRNNKGEVIAIGRVHMNSAEEAQIRHIAVANEAQGRGLAKMIMSSLESVARQEGAVRMVTNSRELSTPFFESCGFEVEKEASTELGKLKRQQMVKRLLEHNTILLHPKWCKELQDTWHDTIPISEQMGIKLYQYSGKTLENRASLNRNINLHGTMFAGSIFSLATLTGWGMIFLQLKQKNLAGEIVLGDGNIHYHKPITMQPRALCHIETLSGKFEALAKGKKCHIKLQVDILDGDTAVAEFSGVYWILPPENEPKEDESI
- a CDS encoding virulence factor BrkB family protein, which translates into the protein MEPKVILSDLFRRWLPKANIFARMFVSHCQRDGITVSAGHLAYVSLLSLVPFIMVFFTILSAFPAFSEVRGDIEALIFGNFIPTSGDQIQGYVAEFVGNASKMGAIGILSLVVVALLLISNIDKTLNRIWQAKSERPIIFTFAIYWMILTLGPLLIGLSVIMSSYLVAFANSAEAYTMGATTAMLKIVPFIASVCAFFIIYMIVPNKRINPRHALVGAFMGALLFELSKKGFSFYITHFPSYQMIYGAMAVIPILFVWVYLSWIVVLLGAELTHVIEVFFHEEAEESFTQVDEDDPQSPA
- a CDS encoding protein adenylyltransferase SelO — its product is MNLDHSYATQLGDLGAVTKPLSVANPQLIEVNHTLRAALQLPASWFTQSSIMSMLFGNSSSLTKHSFAQKYGGHQFGGWNPDLGDGRGLLLGEAKDQQGNPWDLHLKGAGPTPYSRFADGRAVLRSTLREYLASEALHHMGIPTSRALCLITSDELVYREKQEKAAMMIRVSQSHIRFGHFEYFYHNGELDKLEKLFDYCFERHFSECLQAESPHLAMLEKIVTDTASLIAKWQAFGFNHGVMNTDNMSIHGITFDYGPYAFLDDFDPKFVCNHSDHQGRYAFEQQPGIGLWNLNALAHAFTPYLSIEQIKSALSQYEPRLMAEFSQLMRQKLGLYENNHTTAELVNRWLDLVSQDKRDYHISFRLLCDIDEQGAHPKLVDHFIQREAAQAWLTQYQQVIRAQGTNKQERQTQMRKVNPEYVLRNYQAQLAIDAAEQGDFTHFRTLLQVLQQPFESKPEYGEFAKPPPNWGKHMEISCSS
- the metJ gene encoding met regulon transcriptional regulator MetJ, with amino-acid sequence MAKTTKWNGKYIHPYAEHGKKSEQVKKVTVSIPLKVLKVLTDERTRRQVNNLRHATNSELLCEAFLHAFTGQPLPNDNDLQKDNDNRIPSDALRIMQEMGIDIDSEE
- the pip gene encoding prolyl aminopeptidase produces the protein MSELYPAIKPFFSEMLAVGTGHSLYVEQSGNPKGIPVLFLHGGPGAGLFAHYRRFFDPEKYWIIGFDQRGSGQSTPFGSIENNTTQDLLNDISLIRKHLGVQQWVLFGGSWGATLAMLAAIEQPQTVKGLILRGSFLGRREDFHWYLDAQGGAAQLFPDYYQEFVHPVADKSKSTSLVDAYYALFTGSDEVHKMAAIKAWCLWEARISKLHCKLHEDELVPDVHRGISLAILECHYIKHLCFIEPNFILNNIHKIKHIPATIIHGRYDCVCKIQGAYLLNEAWPASQLTIVPESGHSANEPKISAALCLAAKAMAGFIKEQQ
- a CDS encoding c-type cytochrome, with amino-acid sequence MNLISKACVVASLSTVAMLSTNVFAGDIAAGKTKSATCMACHGANGISQIPMYPNLAGQKEQYLALQLKAFRSGERKNMVMAPMVAGLSDADIENLAAYYASLDPSGK
- a CDS encoding DUF2959 domain-containing protein yields the protein MKHYIILTLALGLFSCQSAYYAAWEKVGVEKRDIMVDRVEDAKESQEDAQQQFSDALEQFTHLMNYDGGELQDVYEELKDQYEESNQAATEVTKRINKVESVADALFDEWETELDKYSNAGLRRESANKLKDTQRRYASLVKSMRKAEAKMEPVLSALQDNVLYLKHNLNATAIGALQSEFNGVKNDINQLIAEMNNAIKESNAFISSMRD
- a CDS encoding YccF domain-containing protein — its product is MSLILNIIWWIFGGIFMGLSYMLLGLLMFITIIGIPWGRAAFNFGLLMFWPFGRVAVSRAAYNGRDDIGTGTLGLLGNIIWFVFAGIWLTIGHIVSAFFCAITIIGIPFALQHIKFAMMAPMPIGKVIISKDEARAKGLY
- the dtd gene encoding D-aminoacyl-tRNA deacylase; this encodes MIGLIQRVSEAKVTVDEQVTGQIEQGILLLLGVEKDDNEEKAKKLFERVLNYRIFSDENGKMNLNLKQVGGGLLVVSQFTLVAQTNKGNRPGFSQGASPQLGESLYNYFVELGKNSEINCETGRFGANMQVSLVNDGPVTFSLSV
- the metF gene encoding methylenetetrahydrofolate reductase — its product is MVSYAQGIDALNQSLSEVKGINVSFEFFPPKTETMEKTLWKSVERLAPLKPKYMSVTYGANSGERDRTHEIVKRIQSETGIAAAPHLTCVDASREELKQIAKDYWASGIRKIVALRGDLPEGYTEHVSYASDLVALLRDVADFDIAVAAYPEKHPEAPNSQFDLLNLKRKAEAGANQAISQFFFDAEVFLRFRDRAAAAGIDMDIVPGILPVTNYQTLQRFAGFTNVHVPNWLHKMYDGIHKDDQTTRNLMGASIAMDMVKVLAKEGIRDFHFYTLNRCELSYAICHMLGVRAD
- a CDS encoding glutathione S-transferase family protein is translated as MITLHHLNNSRSQRILWMLEELGVEYDIERYQRDSQTNLAPESLKKVHQLGKSPVITDGEVTVAESGAIIDYLARKYSDKALIPEAGTEAYRQYTYWLHFAEGTMMPPMVAKLVFDKVRQNAKPFFVKMVANKIADKVMDGYYGLNLVANLKYVEQYLAENEWFAGDTLTGADIQMSFPLEAMASRNVPGQYPNIAAYVKRIHERPAYQQGLSRGGQYDYA